The region AATAATCAGATAAATTGAAGTCTTTATTGCCTCATAAAGTGCTTGAATCATATTTTAAGATAAAATTTCCTTTTAGAAATGTTAGTGTATTAATTCAAATTAGTTAGTTAGTTACTACATGTGTATAAATACTAACTATTTATGTAATTTTGAATAATCCCTTCCATAATAATAATCTTTTCTTCTCATTCATCACTCCCTCTTCTTGCCTTCCACTCCAACACTCTCTCTATCTTTATCTCAATTAACTTCCGCATACGCAAGGTGTGATAACACCAATATATGGTATCACGAGACCGATTCTGATTCAGATTCAATAGTGATTGTAGTTATGGTTGGAATAGGCGGCAAAATTTCCCTGCAAATCTTTCAGTTCTTGATGGAAATAATTGGAAAAACGGTACATTCAGATGCGATTCATCTTCAATGTTCAAGACATGTCTGAGTATGTAGCAGAGGGGCTTCAGTCGGTTACAAAAAATGCAACAGATGCTCGGAAGGCAGCATACAAGGAAGCCAAGAAGAAAGATCATAAGGCTCTATTTTACATTCACCAATGCGTTAAAACGAAGGTGTTTGATAAAATTGCTCATGCTGCAACTTCGAAAGAAGCATGGGATATGCTGGAAAAATACTCTGGTGAAGATGCCAATGTCAAGACGGTGCGCGCCCAATCtttgagaaagcaatatgagatGCTGCATATGAAAGAGGGTGAATAGATATCCGATTTCGTCACAAGGGTTCAAGATTTAACCAACCTGATGATGAGTTCTGGAGAAACTCTTACATAACAAATGAAGGTTGAAAAGGTACTTCGAAGTCTCACTTCTCAATATGATATAATAGTAGTAATAATTGATGAAACCAAATATCTGAAGACAATGAAGATGGAGGATCTGCATGGATCTCTGGAAGCCAGAGAATTGAGACTGAATCAAAGAGAGACATATAAAGATTCTGAACAGACCCTGATTGCTCATTCAAGAAAGGGAGGTTTTGATGACATGAAGAGAAGGTGTAAGTAGGAAAAAGTAAAGAACCAGAGAGAAGCCATTCCAGATAACACAGAGAATAAGAAGTTTGAAGAAATAATTGAATCCTCTAAAGGAGGAGGGGGATCTATCCAATTTCAGAACAAGAAAAATTTTCAAGACAAAAGAAAGATTCAATGCTTCAATTGTGAGAAGTATGGTCACTTTAATTCAAATTGCTAGTTTTGGAAAGGGGAGGGAAAAACTAGTGCAAATGAAGCTAACATGGTTTAATATGATTCAGATTCAGACCTTGTCATGTTGATGATAACTACCTCTAAAGGGGCTCTAGCCTCTGCTGTTTGGTACTTAGACTCTGGTTGTTATAACCACATGATTGGAAACAAGGGGTGGCTGATTAACATTAACTCAAATAAGAAGACAAGTGTGAAGCTGGCAGATAGCATAAGCTTAATGGCAGAAGGCATGGGAAAGATTGTCATATAAAGAAAGGAAGGCAAAATAACATTGAcaaaatatattttatttgtCCCTAATATGAAATGTAATCTACTGAGCATTGGCCAGCTGGTAGAGAAAGGATTATCAGCAATCATGGAATGAGGCTCACTAAAGCTATATGATAAGAAGAAAATAATGCTTCTGAAATCAACTCTGACCAGAAACAGGATCTGGAAGTCTAGTTTGAAGGCCTCAGAATCACACTATCTATTCATCAATTTTTGATGAAGAAAGTTGGCTTTGGCACAAAAGGTATGGGCATCTGAATTTTAGAAGTTTGGGCGAGTTGAATACTACGAATTTAGTAGAAGGATTGCCTAAGATAGTGACACCGAATATAACATGTGACATATGCATGCTTGGGAAGTAAAGTAGGTTACCTTTTGTGAAGAAGTTATCAATGAGAGACAAACATGTACTGAATGTAGTTTCATTTGACATTTGTGGTCCTTTTGAAACTTTTTCTTGTGGAGGAAGAAAGTACTTCATCTCATTTGTAGATGAATCAATAGAATTTTATGGGTGTACCTGGTAAAGACCAAAGGAGAAGCTTTAACCATGTTCAAAAGTTTAAGGCTATGGCAGAAAAGTAGAGTAAAAGACTGATCAAGATACTCATGACACATGGAGAAGGGGAATACAATTCCCATGAATTCAAGCAATTATGTCATGAAAGTGGCATCTTGCATGAAGTAACTCCACCCTACACACCTCAACACAATAGTGTGGATGAAATAAGGAATAGAAGCTTGGTTGAAATGGTTAGGAGTATGTTGAAACAAAACTCATTGTCTCATAAATTTTGGTGTGAAGCAGTGTCTACTGCTGCTTGTGT is a window of Lathyrus oleraceus cultivar Zhongwan6 chromosome 6, CAAS_Psat_ZW6_1.0, whole genome shotgun sequence DNA encoding:
- the LOC127093812 gene encoding uncharacterized protein LOC127093812, translated to MKVEKVLRSLTSQYDIIVVIIDETKYLKTMKMEDLHGSLEARELRLNQRETYKDSEQTLIAHSRKGGFDDMKRRYSDLVMLMITTSKGALASAVWYLDSGCYNHMIGNKGWLININSNKKTSVKLADSISLMAEGMGKIVI